Proteins from one Candidatus Desulfovibrio trichonymphae genomic window:
- a CDS encoding DNA cytosine methyltransferase, with amino-acid sequence MLCVSRIAFQYRPITHREAARLMGFPDDFQFTGTKIEIAKQIGNAVPPPLARAVARHVRKLLDSWSGLRLSVPNIMADIAKRDQVALGV; translated from the coding sequence ATGCTTTGCGTTTCTAGGATTGCTTTTCAATACCGGCCCATAACACACAGAGAAGCTGCCAGATTGATGGGCTTCCCTGATGATTTCCAATTTACCGGAACTAAAATTGAAATAGCCAAGCAGATAGGTAATGCCGTACCTCCGCCGTTGGCCAGAGCCGTGGCGCGGCATGTACGCAAATTGCTTGATTCATGGAGCGGATTACGTCTTTCTGTGCCGAACATCATGGCAGATATTGCAAAGCGTGACCAAGTTGCTCTCGGTGTTTGA
- a CDS encoding HNH endonuclease: MTEMGWPIVTHTNGRPDLPVGIYVLEEDRQAPQASEHDRQIPDAVRRAVLVRDHYICKDCGWTHDQWNSSDSRHLEAHYLEAHHITAHADGGSNTESNLVTLCNICHDVRHRKT, translated from the coding sequence ATGACGGAAATGGGCTGGCCCATCGTAACGCATACCAACGGCCGACCGGATCTGCCTGTAGGCATTTATGTCTTGGAAGAAGATAGACAAGCGCCACAAGCGTCGGAACATGACAGGCAAATTCCTGATGCTGTGCGCCGTGCTGTATTGGTGCGGGATCATTATATCTGTAAAGATTGCGGATGGACGCACGATCAATGGAACTCGTCAGATTCGCGCCATTTGGAAGCCCACTACTTGGAAGCCCACCACATAACAGCTCACGCCGATGGCGGTTCAAACACCGAGAGCAACTTGGTCACGCTTTGCAATATCTGCCATGATGTTCGGCACAGAAAGACGTAA
- a CDS encoding very short patch repair endonuclease: MPTFMAVSYPALRGSFFAKAQRARKKLKTQGKPSTVCALFFSAQKAVGNRPEVDYFYHMDKISRETRSRNMANIKGKNTKPEKLVRSVLHGMGFRFRLHVKKLPGSPDIVLPRYKSLIFVHGCFWHGHEGCKRATIPTTRADFWRTKISSNKERDAQNLADLAKLGYRCLIIWQCEMKDTAILKQRLSTFLHDTASLS; the protein is encoded by the coding sequence ATGCCCACTTTTATGGCCGTTTCCTATCCTGCCCTACGGGGTAGCTTCTTCGCCAAGGCTCAACGCGCAAGAAAAAAACTCAAGACCCAAGGAAAGCCCTCAACGGTTTGTGCTTTATTTTTCTCGGCGCAGAAAGCTGTTGGCAATCGACCAGAGGTGGATTATTTTTATCATATGGACAAAATAAGCAGGGAAACACGCAGCCGCAATATGGCCAACATCAAAGGCAAAAACACCAAGCCTGAAAAACTGGTGCGCAGTGTATTGCATGGGATGGGATTTCGATTTCGACTGCATGTGAAAAAGCTCCCTGGTAGCCCGGACATCGTGTTGCCGCGCTATAAAAGCCTTATCTTTGTACATGGTTGTTTTTGGCATGGGCATGAAGGGTGCAAGCGGGCGACAATCCCAACAACCAGAGCGGATTTCTGGCGTACAAAAATAAGCAGCAACAAAGAGCGTGACGCTCAAAACCTTGCCGATTTGGCGAAGTTAGGCTATCGTTGTCTGATAATTTGGCAGTGTGAAATGAAGGATACAGCAATATTGAAACAACGACTGTCGACATTTTTGCACGATACTGCGAGCCTATCATAA
- a CDS encoding helix-turn-helix transcriptional regulator, with the protein MSTVIPATGFLRLRQILDILPISKSSWWEGCKTGRYPEPVKLGLRTTAWRAEDIAALVQTLGNRNNKEK; encoded by the coding sequence GACCGGTTTTCTCCGCTTGCGGCAAATCCTGGACATTCTCCCCATCAGCAAAAGCTCATGGTGGGAAGGATGCAAAACAGGTCGCTACCCTGAACCGGTCAAACTCGGCCTGCGCACCACCGCTTGGAGAGCGGAGGACATCGCGGCTTTGGTACAAACTCTTGGCAACCGTAACAACAAGGAGAAATGA